One stretch of Bradyrhizobium canariense DNA includes these proteins:
- the fabB gene encoding beta-ketoacyl-ACP synthase I codes for MRRVVITGMGIVSSIGNNTQEVLASLHEAKSGITRADKYAELGFRSQVQGAPTLNPAEMIDRRAMRFLGEGAAWNHVAMEQAIQDAGLEPSEISNIRTGIIMGSGGPSARTIVEAADITRSKGPKRVGPFAVPKAMSSTASATLATWFKIKGVNYSISSACATSNHCIGNAYETIQIGKQDVIFAGGCEELDWSLSVLFDAMGAMSSKYNDTPATASRPYDISRDGFVIAGGAGVVVLEELEHAKARGARIYAEIVGYGATSDGYDMVAPSGEGAERCMRMALETVKTPVDYINPHATSTPAGDPPEIEAIRKVFGAGEKCPPISATKALTGHSLGATGVQEAIYSLLMMNNGFVCESAHITELDPVFADMPIVRKRIDNAKLGTVLSNSFGFGGTNATLVFKRLDA; via the coding sequence ATGAGGCGCGTTGTTATCACCGGGATGGGCATTGTCTCATCGATCGGAAACAACACCCAGGAAGTGTTGGCGAGCCTTCATGAGGCGAAGTCAGGAATCACGCGCGCGGATAAATATGCCGAGCTGGGTTTTCGCTCCCAGGTGCAGGGTGCGCCGACGCTAAATCCGGCCGAGATGATCGACCGTCGCGCGATGCGATTTCTGGGCGAGGGTGCTGCCTGGAATCACGTTGCGATGGAGCAGGCGATCCAGGACGCCGGCCTTGAGCCCTCCGAAATTTCCAATATCCGCACCGGCATCATCATGGGTTCGGGCGGCCCGTCGGCGCGCACCATCGTCGAGGCTGCCGATATCACGCGCTCCAAGGGACCGAAGCGGGTCGGACCGTTTGCGGTGCCAAAGGCGATGTCATCGACGGCATCCGCGACGCTTGCGACCTGGTTCAAGATCAAGGGCGTGAACTATTCGATCTCGTCGGCTTGCGCGACGTCGAACCATTGTATTGGCAACGCCTATGAAACGATCCAGATTGGCAAGCAGGATGTCATCTTCGCCGGCGGCTGCGAGGAACTGGACTGGTCGCTGTCGGTTCTGTTCGACGCGATGGGCGCGATGTCGTCGAAATACAATGATACGCCGGCAACCGCGTCCCGTCCCTATGATATCAGCCGCGATGGTTTTGTGATCGCGGGCGGCGCTGGCGTGGTGGTGCTCGAGGAGCTTGAGCATGCCAAGGCACGCGGCGCGCGCATCTATGCCGAAATCGTCGGCTATGGCGCCACCTCTGACGGTTACGACATGGTGGCGCCCTCGGGCGAAGGCGCCGAGCGCTGCATGCGCATGGCGCTGGAGACCGTGAAGACGCCGGTCGACTATATCAACCCGCATGCGACGTCGACGCCGGCCGGCGATCCGCCGGAAATCGAGGCGATCCGCAAGGTATTCGGAGCCGGCGAAAAATGCCCGCCGATTTCCGCGACCAAGGCGCTGACCGGGCATTCGCTTGGCGCCACCGGCGTGCAGGAAGCGATCTACTCGCTATTGATGATGAACAACGGCTTCGTTTGCGAGAGCGCCCACATCACCGAACTCGATCCTGTGTTCGCCGACATGCCGATCGTGCGCAAGCGGATCGATAACGCCAAGTTGGGGACCGTGCTTTCGAATTCCTTCGGATTCGGCGGCACCAACGCCACGCTGGTGTTCAAGCGGCTGGATGCGTGA
- the fabI gene encoding enoyl-ACP reductase FabI has translation MQDLMKGKRGLIMGVANDHSIAWGIAKTLAAQGAELAFTYQGEALGKRVKPLAQSLNVDTVLPCDVENLDSVDQVFDALRKKWGQLDFLVHAIAFSDKNELKGRYADTTRENFSRTMLISCFSFTELAKRAAEMMPASGGAIITLTFGGSVRVMPNYNVMGVAKAALEASVRYLASDFGPRGVRVNAISAGPIRTLAGSGIGDARALFGFMQKHSPLGRGVTLDELGGSALYLLSDLSGGVTGEIHYVDSGYNVISMPRPEELKAE, from the coding sequence ATGCAGGACCTAATGAAGGGCAAGCGCGGGTTGATCATGGGCGTTGCCAATGATCATTCAATTGCCTGGGGCATTGCCAAGACACTGGCCGCACAGGGCGCCGAACTCGCCTTTACCTATCAGGGCGAGGCGCTGGGCAAGCGGGTCAAGCCGCTGGCGCAGTCACTGAACGTCGATACGGTCTTGCCCTGCGACGTTGAGAATCTCGATAGCGTCGATCAGGTCTTCGATGCGCTGCGGAAGAAATGGGGCCAGCTGGATTTTCTGGTTCACGCAATCGCCTTCTCCGACAAGAATGAGCTGAAGGGGCGTTACGCCGACACCACGCGCGAGAACTTTTCGCGCACCATGCTGATCTCCTGTTTTTCATTCACGGAGCTCGCCAAGCGGGCGGCTGAAATGATGCCGGCTTCCGGCGGCGCGATCATCACGCTGACCTTCGGCGGATCGGTGCGGGTGATGCCGAACTACAACGTGATGGGCGTGGCAAAGGCGGCGCTGGAAGCCTCGGTGCGATATCTCGCGTCCGATTTCGGACCGCGCGGCGTCCGCGTCAATGCGATCTCGGCGGGGCCGATACGCACGCTCGCGGGGTCCGGCATTGGCGATGCGCGCGCGCTGTTCGGGTTTATGCAGAAGCATTCGCCGCTCGGCCGCGGCGTAACGCTGGACGAACTCGGCGGCTCCGCACTGTACCTTTTGTCCGATCTCTCCGGCGGTGTCACCGGCGAAATCCACTACGTGGATTCCGGTTACAACGTCATCTCGATGCCGCGGCCGGAAGAGCTGAAGGCGGAATAG
- a CDS encoding glutathione S-transferase family protein, whose amino-acid sequence MMQLYWSPRSRSFTALWLMEETGQPYERVLTDISAGAQKTPEYLAINPMGKVPALRDGEAALAEAAAICAYVAERYPEAKLAPALGDPLRAKYLYWLFFAPGCIEPAMVQIATKIEMNSVAAGWGDAQRVFDVLDNALTKGPWILGENFSAADIAIGSALNFSVRLFKMVPSRPSFDAYIARCVARPAFQRAEKLAAG is encoded by the coding sequence ATGATGCAGCTCTATTGGTCGCCGCGTTCGCGCTCGTTCACCGCACTCTGGCTGATGGAAGAAACCGGGCAGCCTTACGAGCGGGTGCTGACGGATATCTCCGCCGGCGCACAGAAGACGCCCGAATATCTTGCGATCAATCCGATGGGCAAGGTGCCGGCGCTCAGGGATGGCGAGGCGGCACTGGCGGAAGCCGCCGCGATCTGCGCCTATGTCGCCGAGCGCTACCCCGAGGCGAAATTGGCGCCTGCTCTGGGCGATCCCTTGCGCGCGAAATATCTGTACTGGCTGTTCTTCGCGCCCGGCTGCATCGAACCCGCGATGGTGCAGATCGCAACCAAGATCGAGATGAATTCCGTGGCCGCGGGCTGGGGCGACGCGCAGCGGGTGTTCGATGTGCTCGACAATGCGCTTACGAAAGGGCCGTGGATTCTCGGCGAGAATTTTTCCGCCGCGGATATCGCGATTGGCTCAGCGCTGAATTTTTCGGTACGGCTGTTCAAGATGGTGCCGTCGCGGCCGTCATTCGACGCCTATATCGCGCGCTGCGTGGCGCGGCCCGCGTTCCAGCGCGCCGAAAAGCTCGCCGCGGGGTGA
- a CDS encoding GNAT family N-acetyltransferase produces the protein MPPTIRPARPDEYDEVARVWMNSWVSTGLAEASKFLLAQLRARVPHEIEKGWSLYVADDGGTLAAMLALHIPNRYLDQLFVAPDYQGRSLGRKLLAFARQQMPDQIWLRCVRENEKAWRWYEREGFVFEKEAVEPMTGFVMKYYRWMKQGSAP, from the coding sequence ATGCCGCCCACAATCCGCCCCGCGCGCCCGGACGAATATGACGAGGTCGCGCGCGTCTGGATGAACAGCTGGGTATCGACGGGGCTCGCGGAGGCCAGCAAGTTTTTGCTGGCGCAGTTGCGCGCGCGGGTCCCGCACGAGATCGAGAAGGGCTGGAGTCTTTATGTTGCCGACGACGGCGGAACGCTCGCGGCGATGCTGGCGTTGCATATTCCCAACCGCTATCTCGACCAGTTGTTCGTGGCGCCGGACTATCAGGGCCGAAGCCTCGGGCGAAAACTGCTCGCTTTCGCGCGGCAGCAGATGCCGGATCAAATCTGGTTGCGCTGCGTGCGTGAAAATGAAAAAGCTTGGCGCTGGTACGAGCGCGAGGGTTTTGTGTTTGAGAAGGAAGCGGTCGAGCCGATGACGGGATTCGTGATGAAATATTATCGCTGGATGAAACAAGGATCCGCCCCATGA
- the katG gene encoding catalase/peroxidase HPI, producing the protein MDAKSDDSSGKCPFTGGSHGHRNRDWWPEHLDIGVLHTNAPAADPMGEAFDYAKEFESLDLDAVIKDLHALMTNSQEWWPADFGHYGGLFIRMAWHSAGTYRITDGRGGAGAGQQRFAPLNSWPDNANLDKARRLLWPIKQKYGRKLSWADLFVLTGNVALESMGFKTFGFAGGRADTWEPEELYWGPEGTWLGDERYSGERQLAEPLGAVQMGLIYVNPEGPGGKPDPLGSAKDIRETFFRMAMNDEETVALIAGGHTFGKTHGAGDPSLIGVEPEGSAIEDQGLGWKSKYGTGFGADAITAGLEVTWSQTPTKWSNHFFDNLFKYEWELTKSPAGAQQWTAKGAEATIPDAYDKSKKHVPTMLTSDLALRFDPAYEKISRRFYEHPDQFANAFARAWFKLTHRDMGPIVRYRGKLVPKETLIWQDPIPAVDHPLIDDKDVAALKSKILASGLTVSQLVSTAWASASTFRGSDKRGGANGARVRLSPQKDWHVNNPPELAKVLQKLEAIQKEFGKKVSLADLIVLGGSAAIEKAAKDAGLTVTVPFTPGRMDASQAQTDAASFAPIEPRADGFRNYISGKPQFMMPEEALVDRAQLLTLTAPEMTVLVGGLRVLGANAGNLKHGVFTKKPETLTNDFFVNLLDMSTEWQPAGSDGEYEGRDRKTKAVKWTGTRVDLIFGSHSQLRALAEVYGSADAKEKFAKDFVKAWTKVMNADRFDLHDHKTPHLQAAE; encoded by the coding sequence ATGGACGCAAAAAGTGACGACAGCAGCGGCAAGTGCCCATTCACAGGCGGCAGCCACGGACACAGGAACCGCGACTGGTGGCCAGAGCACCTCGATATCGGCGTGCTCCACACGAATGCGCCCGCCGCCGATCCGATGGGCGAAGCTTTCGACTATGCCAAGGAATTCGAGAGCCTCGACCTCGACGCGGTGATCAAGGACCTTCATGCCTTGATGACGAACTCGCAGGAGTGGTGGCCAGCCGACTTCGGTCACTACGGCGGATTGTTCATCCGCATGGCGTGGCATAGCGCCGGTACGTACCGCATCACCGACGGTCGCGGCGGCGCCGGCGCCGGTCAGCAGCGCTTCGCGCCGCTCAACAGTTGGCCTGACAACGCGAACCTCGACAAGGCGCGCCGCCTGCTGTGGCCTATCAAGCAGAAATATGGCCGCAAACTTTCCTGGGCCGACCTGTTTGTTCTCACCGGCAACGTCGCGCTCGAATCGATGGGCTTCAAGACGTTCGGCTTTGCCGGCGGCCGCGCGGATACATGGGAGCCTGAAGAGCTCTATTGGGGTCCCGAAGGCACCTGGCTCGGCGACGAACGCTATAGCGGCGAACGCCAGCTCGCGGAACCGCTCGGCGCGGTGCAGATGGGCCTGATCTACGTCAACCCGGAAGGCCCGGGCGGCAAGCCGGATCCGCTCGGATCGGCAAAGGACATTCGCGAGACGTTCTTCCGCATGGCGATGAACGATGAAGAAACCGTGGCGCTGATCGCAGGCGGTCACACTTTCGGCAAGACCCATGGTGCCGGCGATCCATCGCTGATTGGCGTCGAGCCGGAAGGCTCGGCGATCGAGGATCAGGGCCTTGGCTGGAAGAGCAAGTACGGCACCGGCTTCGGCGCCGACGCCATCACCGCTGGCCTGGAAGTGACCTGGTCGCAAACACCGACAAAGTGGAGCAACCACTTCTTCGACAACCTGTTCAAGTACGAATGGGAGCTGACCAAGAGCCCGGCCGGCGCGCAGCAGTGGACAGCGAAAGGCGCCGAGGCCACGATTCCCGACGCGTATGACAAGTCGAAGAAGCATGTTCCGACCATGCTGACCTCGGACCTCGCGCTGCGCTTCGATCCGGCCTACGAGAAGATCTCGCGGCGCTTCTACGAGCATCCGGACCAGTTCGCGAACGCTTTTGCCCGTGCCTGGTTCAAGCTCACGCACCGCGACATGGGGCCGATCGTGCGCTATCGCGGCAAGCTCGTGCCCAAGGAAACGCTGATCTGGCAGGACCCGATCCCCGCGGTCGATCATCCGCTGATCGACGACAAGGACGTCGCCGCGCTGAAGTCGAAAATCCTCGCCTCGGGTCTCACCGTGTCGCAGCTCGTCTCGACCGCCTGGGCATCGGCCTCCACGTTCCGCGGCTCCGACAAACGCGGCGGTGCCAATGGTGCGCGCGTTCGCCTGAGCCCGCAGAAGGATTGGCACGTCAACAATCCGCCCGAGCTGGCGAAGGTCCTGCAGAAGCTCGAAGCGATCCAGAAAGAGTTCGGCAAGAAAGTGTCGCTCGCCGACCTGATCGTTCTCGGCGGCAGCGCCGCAATCGAAAAGGCAGCAAAGGATGCCGGTCTGACCGTGACGGTGCCGTTCACGCCGGGCCGCATGGACGCGTCGCAGGCGCAAACCGACGCCGCTTCCTTCGCACCGATCGAACCCCGCGCTGACGGCTTCCGCAACTATATCAGCGGTAAGCCGCAGTTCATGATGCCGGAGGAGGCCCTGGTGGATCGGGCGCAATTGCTGACGCTGACGGCGCCCGAGATGACGGTGCTGGTTGGCGGCCTGCGCGTGCTCGGCGCTAATGCCGGCAACTTGAAGCACGGTGTCTTCACCAAGAAGCCGGAAACGCTGACCAACGACTTCTTCGTGAACCTGCTCGATATGAGCACGGAGTGGCAGCCGGCTGGCTCCGATGGCGAGTACGAGGGTCGCGACCGCAAGACGAAGGCGGTGAAGTGGACCGGCACACGCGTCGATCTGATCTTCGGGTCGCATTCCCAGCTCCGCGCCCTCGCGGAAGTCTATGGAAGCGCGGATGCCAAGGAGAAGTTTGCCAAAGACTTCGTCAAGGCGTGGACCAAGGTAATGAATGCGGATCGCTTCGACTTGCATGATCACAAGACGCCGCACTTGCAGGCGGCGGAGTAA
- a CDS encoding LysR substrate-binding domain-containing protein, with product MITLRQLRYLSALAKHGHFGRAAEACAVTQPALSMQIRDLERTLGVAVVERRPGDVILTDVGREIARRGEDVLAASRDLVDFARHRRGVLTGRLTLGVIPSLAPYLLPRILPPLQSRFPELRLELRETQTRQLVEDVKNGTLDAAMLALPVDEPDINAIALFEDLFLLAVPADDPRAETMRVAAEDIDQSRLILLEDGHCLRDQALAFCGTARGRAVGAAGTAFGASSLTTVMQMVAGGYGVTLIPQIAADVEQRDDRVKLLRLKNPQPGRTIGLVFRRTSPRKDDFAALGDVVKESVDQPSAGSSLRASGSVQSAARRQAPRGNAES from the coding sequence ATGATTACGCTGCGGCAGCTTCGTTACCTCTCCGCGCTCGCCAAGCACGGCCATTTTGGCCGGGCGGCGGAGGCCTGCGCGGTCACGCAACCGGCACTGTCGATGCAGATTCGCGATCTGGAGCGCACACTTGGCGTTGCGGTGGTCGAGCGGCGCCCGGGCGATGTAATCTTAACCGATGTCGGGCGGGAAATAGCCCGACGTGGCGAGGACGTGCTGGCCGCCTCGCGTGATCTGGTCGATTTCGCGAGGCATCGCCGCGGCGTGCTGACGGGGCGGCTGACACTCGGGGTGATCCCTTCGCTTGCGCCCTATTTACTGCCGCGAATTCTGCCTCCGTTGCAAAGCCGGTTCCCGGAATTGCGTCTGGAACTGCGGGAAACCCAAACCAGGCAACTCGTCGAAGACGTCAAGAACGGGACCCTCGATGCCGCGATGCTGGCGCTGCCGGTGGACGAGCCGGATATCAATGCCATCGCTCTGTTTGAAGATCTGTTTCTGCTCGCGGTGCCCGCGGACGATCCGCGCGCGGAGACGATGCGCGTGGCCGCCGAGGACATCGATCAAAGCCGGTTGATCCTGCTTGAAGACGGGCATTGCCTGCGCGATCAGGCGCTGGCGTTTTGTGGGACCGCGCGTGGGCGGGCAGTGGGAGCTGCGGGCACAGCGTTTGGCGCCAGTAGCCTTACAACTGTGATGCAAATGGTCGCCGGCGGCTACGGCGTCACGCTGATCCCACAGATCGCCGCCGACGTCGAACAGCGCGATGACCGGGTGAAATTGCTTCGGCTGAAAAATCCGCAACCCGGCCGCACCATCGGCCTCGTGTTCCGCCGCACCTCGCCGCGCAAGGATGATTTTGCCGCGCTAGGGGATGTGGTGAAGGAAAGCGTGGATCAACCATCCGCGGGGTCATCATTGCGAGCCAGCGGGTCGGTGCAAAGCGCCGCCCGACGACAGGCTCCGCGAGGTAACGCAGAGTCTTGA
- the pnp gene encoding polyribonucleotide nucleotidyltransferase, with translation MFNTHSVEIDWGGRPLKLETGKIARQADGAVMATYGETVVLATVVAAKTPREGVDFLPLTVDYQEKAYAAGRIPGGYFKREGRPTEKETLVSRLIDRPIRPLFVDGWRNETQVIVTVLSHDMENDPDILALVAASAALTISGAPFKGPIGAARVGFANDEYVLNPTLDEMVETQLDLVVAGTADAVLMVESEAKELNEDIMLGAVMFGHRHFQPVINAIIELAEKAAKEPRDVKIVDESALEKEMLGLIEKDLRAAYAIPVKQDRYAAVGAAKEKVMAHYFPEGQEPKYDKLRIAGVFKELEAKIVRWNILDTGKRIDGRDSKTVRNIIAEVGVLPRAHGSALFTRGETQAMVVTTLGTGEDEQYIDSLSGTYKEQFLLHYNFPPYSVGETGRLGGTKRREIGHGKLAWRAIHPVLPPHHEFPYTVRVVSEITESNGSSSMASVCGASLALMDAGVPLKRPTAGIAMGLILEGSRFAVLSDILGDEDHLGDMDFKVAGTDQGITSLQMDIKIEGITEEIMKVALGQAKDGRIHILGEMSKALTAARAELGEYAPRIETFKIATDKIREVIGTGGKVIREIVEKTGAKVNIDDDGTVKVASADGESIKAAIKWIKSIASDPEIGQIYEGTVVKVMEFGAFVNFFGAKDGLVHISQLASNRVQKTSDVVKEGDKVKVKLLGFDDRGKTRLSMKAVDQATGEDLEAKQKTEAPPPREAAGE, from the coding sequence ATGTTCAATACTCATTCAGTCGAAATCGACTGGGGTGGACGTCCCCTCAAGCTTGAAACCGGAAAGATCGCCCGTCAGGCCGACGGCGCCGTGATGGCAACCTATGGCGAGACCGTCGTGCTTGCCACCGTCGTTGCGGCGAAAACGCCGCGCGAAGGCGTCGACTTCCTGCCGCTGACCGTCGACTACCAGGAGAAGGCCTATGCCGCGGGCCGCATTCCCGGCGGTTACTTCAAGCGCGAAGGCCGTCCGACCGAAAAGGAGACGCTGGTCTCCCGTCTGATCGACCGTCCGATCCGCCCGCTGTTCGTCGATGGCTGGCGCAATGAAACCCAGGTCATCGTTACCGTGCTTTCGCACGACATGGAGAACGATCCCGACATTCTCGCACTGGTCGCAGCCTCCGCGGCGCTGACCATTTCCGGCGCGCCGTTCAAGGGCCCGATCGGCGCCGCCCGCGTCGGCTTTGCCAATGACGAATATGTGCTCAACCCCACGCTCGACGAAATGGTCGAGACCCAGCTCGATCTGGTCGTCGCCGGCACCGCCGACGCCGTGCTGATGGTGGAATCGGAAGCCAAGGAGCTGAACGAAGACATCATGCTCGGCGCCGTGATGTTCGGTCACCGGCACTTCCAGCCGGTCATCAACGCGATCATCGAGCTGGCCGAAAAGGCCGCGAAGGAGCCGCGCGACGTCAAGATCGTCGATGAGAGCGCGCTTGAGAAGGAAATGCTCGGGCTGATCGAGAAGGATCTGCGCGCGGCCTATGCAATCCCGGTCAAGCAGGATCGCTATGCCGCCGTCGGCGCCGCCAAGGAAAAGGTGATGGCGCATTATTTCCCGGAAGGTCAGGAGCCGAAATACGACAAGCTCCGCATCGCCGGCGTGTTCAAGGAGCTGGAAGCCAAGATCGTTCGCTGGAACATCCTCGACACCGGCAAGCGCATCGACGGCCGCGATTCAAAGACCGTGCGCAATATCATCGCCGAGGTCGGCGTGCTGCCCCGCGCGCATGGTTCGGCGCTGTTCACCCGCGGTGAAACCCAGGCGATGGTGGTGACCACGCTCGGCACCGGCGAAGACGAGCAGTACATCGACTCGCTGTCGGGCACCTACAAGGAGCAGTTCCTGCTGCACTACAACTTCCCTCCCTACTCGGTCGGTGAGACCGGACGCCTCGGCGGCACCAAGCGTCGCGAAATCGGCCATGGCAAACTGGCCTGGCGCGCGATTCACCCGGTGCTGCCGCCGCATCACGAATTCCCCTACACCGTGCGTGTGGTCTCGGAAATCACCGAATCCAACGGATCGTCCTCGATGGCGTCGGTCTGCGGCGCCTCGCTGGCGTTGATGGATGCGGGTGTTCCCTTGAAGCGGCCGACGGCGGGCATCGCCATGGGCCTCATTCTCGAGGGTTCGCGCTTCGCGGTGTTGTCCGACATCCTGGGCGACGAAGATCATCTCGGCGACATGGACTTCAAGGTCGCCGGCACCGATCAGGGCATCACCTCGCTGCAGATGGACATCAAGATCGAGGGCATCACCGAAGAGATCATGAAGGTCGCACTCGGCCAAGCTAAGGACGGGCGCATCCACATTCTCGGTGAGATGTCGAAGGCCTTGACCGCGGCGCGCGCCGAGCTCGGCGAATACGCGCCGCGCATCGAGACCTTCAAGATTGCGACCGACAAGATCCGCGAAGTGATCGGCACCGGCGGCAAGGTGATCCGCGAAATCGTCGAGAAGACCGGCGCCAAGGTCAATATCGATGATGACGGCACCGTGAAGGTCGCGTCCGCCGACGGCGAATCGATCAAGGCCGCGATCAAGTGGATCAAGTCGATCGCGTCCGATCCGGAAATCGGCCAGATCTATGAAGGCACCGTGGTCAAGGTGATGGAGTTCGGCGCGTTCGTGAACTTCTTCGGCGCCAAGGACGGCTTGGTCCACATCAGCCAGCTCGCGTCCAATCGCGTGCAGAAGACCTCCGACGTCGTCAAGGAAGGCGACAAGGTCAAGGTCAAGCTGCTCGGCTTCGACGATCGCGGCAAGACGCGGCTGTCGATGAAGGCCGTCGATCAGGCGACCGGCGAAGACCTCGAAGCCAAGCAGAAGACCGAAGCTCCGCCGCCACGCGAAGCCGCCGGCGAGTAG
- the rpsO gene encoding 30S ribosomal protein S15, whose amino-acid sequence MSITAERKAEVIKTNANKAGDTGSPEVQVAILSERINNLTGHFKTHVKDNHSRRGLLKLVSTRRSLLDYIKKKDEARYKALLEKHNIRR is encoded by the coding sequence ATGTCGATTACCGCCGAACGCAAAGCGGAAGTCATCAAGACGAATGCCAACAAGGCCGGCGACACCGGCTCGCCCGAGGTCCAGGTTGCGATCCTGTCGGAACGCATCAACAACCTCACCGGGCACTTCAAGACCCACGTGAAGGACAACCATTCGCGTCGTGGCCTTTTGAAGCTCGTGTCGACGCGTCGCTCCCTTCTCGATTACATCAAGAAGAAGGACGAGGCGCGTTACAAGGCGTTGCTAGAAAAGCACAACATTCGTCGCTGA
- the truB gene encoding tRNA pseudouridine(55) synthase TruB, with translation MIVTTANSGIDAQTTETNAPEKNIFVDGHRDDARRTNNDPRDRQQRQNNQPRRDKRDVHGWVVLDKPIGMTSTHAVAVVKRLFQAKRAGHAGTLDPLASGGLPIAMGEATKTVPFVMDGRKRYRFTVAWGEERDTDDTEGRATRTSDLRPSAEAVRELLPKFTGQIEQTPPQYSAIKVQGERAYDLARDGETVELKPRPVEIHELTLVEHIDSGKSVFEAECGKGTYVRALARDIGRILGCYGHICALRRTLVGPFGEADMIPLEQLEALCNRAASGEGSLADALLPVETALDDIPALAVTRADAARLHRGQAVLLRGRDAPNSSGTVYVTVAGRLLALAEIGNGELIPKRVFNLTGLTASSARNNESI, from the coding sequence ATGATTGTGACCACCGCGAACAGCGGAATCGATGCGCAAACGACTGAAACAAACGCCCCTGAAAAAAATATTTTTGTCGATGGGCATCGCGATGATGCGCGAAGGACGAATAACGATCCGCGCGACAGGCAGCAGCGCCAGAACAACCAGCCGCGCCGCGACAAGCGCGACGTTCACGGCTGGGTCGTGCTCGACAAGCCGATCGGCATGACATCGACGCATGCGGTCGCGGTCGTGAAGCGGCTATTCCAGGCCAAGCGCGCCGGGCACGCCGGCACACTCGATCCGCTCGCTTCCGGCGGACTGCCGATCGCGATGGGCGAGGCCACCAAGACCGTTCCGTTCGTGATGGACGGCCGCAAGCGCTATCGCTTCACGGTGGCGTGGGGCGAGGAGCGCGATACCGATGACACGGAAGGACGGGCAACCCGGACCAGCGATCTCAGGCCGTCCGCCGAGGCGGTCCGGGAATTACTGCCGAAGTTCACCGGCCAGATCGAACAGACCCCGCCGCAATATTCCGCCATCAAGGTCCAGGGCGAGCGCGCCTACGATCTGGCCCGGGACGGCGAGACCGTGGAGCTGAAGCCGCGGCCGGTCGAGATTCACGAATTAACCCTTGTAGAACATATAGATAGCGGAAAATCGGTGTTCGAGGCCGAATGCGGCAAGGGAACCTATGTGCGGGCGCTGGCCCGCGATATCGGCCGAATTCTCGGCTGTTACGGCCATATCTGCGCCCTGCGGCGGACCCTGGTCGGCCCGTTCGGCGAGGCCGATATGATTCCGCTGGAACAATTGGAGGCTTTGTGCAATAGAGCCGCGTCTGGCGAGGGCAGCCTCGCCGACGCGCTTTTGCCCGTTGAGACCGCGCTGGACGACATCCCGGCACTGGCCGTCACACGGGCTGATGCGGCAAGGCTCCATCGGGGCCAGGCCGTTTTGTTGCGCGGACGGGATGCGCCCAATAGTAGCGGCACAGTCTATGTCACGGTGGCAGGCCGGCTTCTGGCCCTCGCCGAAATTGGCAATGGCGAACTCATCCCCAAGCGCGTGTTCAACCTGACCGGACTGACTGCCAGTTCGGCTCGCAACAACGAAAGTATTTGA
- the rbfA gene encoding 30S ribosome-binding factor RbfA, which produces MPRQHQKKNSASGGSQRQLRVGETVRHAIADILSQGSVHDPDLEGHIITVPEVRMSPDLKLATIYVMPLGGRDTDAVIAALERNKKFLRGEIAHRVNLKFAPDIRFRVDERFDEAERIEKLLRTPAVQRDLAPDSDDE; this is translated from the coding sequence ATGCCTCGCCAGCACCAGAAAAAGAATTCCGCCTCCGGCGGCTCGCAGCGTCAGTTGCGCGTCGGTGAGACCGTGCGTCACGCGATTGCGGATATTCTGTCGCAGGGCAGCGTGCATGATCCGGATCTCGAGGGCCATATCATCACCGTGCCCGAAGTGCGGATGTCCCCGGATCTGAAGCTTGCGACCATCTATGTGATGCCGCTCGGCGGACGCGACACCGATGCCGTGATCGCGGCCCTGGAGCGCAACAAGAAATTCCTGCGCGGCGAGATCGCGCACCGCGTTAACTTAAAATTTGCTCCTGACATTCGCTTTCGTGTCGATGAGCGATTCGATGAAGCGGAACGAATAGAGAAATTACTGCGAACACCTGCGGTGCAAAGAGACCTCGCACCCGATTCGGACGACGAGTGA